Proteins from a genomic interval of Aquisalimonas asiatica:
- a CDS encoding acetyl-CoA C-acyltransferase family protein, which yields MTREVVVVGGARTAIGTYGGGLKDVSLGDLAADVLRESVRRSGVDPQQVGHVVFGNVIHTEPRDMYLARVATINGGLAQQTPALTLNRLCGSGLQAILTASDYIRNGDADAVVGGGADAMSRAPYWLPSGRWGQRMGDGAMLDAMVGALTDPFDKCHMGITAENVAEKWGVSREDQDALAAESHRRAANAIDEGRFKDQIMPVEIKSRKGTKVFDTDEGPRRDTDMDALSGMKPVFKRDGGTVTAGNASSLNDGAAAVTMMEAGAAGKAGLKPMGRLVAGTVAAVDPKYMGIGPVPAVQQLLEKTGVSRDQVDVWEINEAFAAQALAVCRDLELDMDKVNPNGSGISLGHPIGATGANLTVKALYELQRTGGRYAVVTMCIGGGQGIAALFERM from the coding sequence ATGACGCGCGAAGTTGTGGTGGTAGGCGGTGCCCGCACGGCGATTGGTACTTACGGTGGCGGGCTGAAGGATGTCTCTCTCGGCGATCTTGCCGCGGACGTGCTGCGCGAATCGGTGCGCCGGTCCGGTGTGGACCCGCAACAGGTGGGGCACGTGGTCTTCGGCAACGTCATTCACACCGAACCGCGGGACATGTATCTGGCCCGGGTGGCCACCATCAACGGTGGTCTGGCCCAGCAGACCCCGGCGCTGACCCTCAACCGCCTGTGCGGCAGTGGCCTGCAGGCGATTCTCACGGCCTCCGACTACATCCGCAATGGCGACGCCGACGCGGTGGTGGGTGGCGGCGCCGATGCCATGTCCCGTGCGCCTTACTGGCTGCCGTCCGGCCGCTGGGGGCAGCGCATGGGTGACGGCGCCATGCTGGACGCCATGGTGGGCGCCCTGACCGATCCCTTCGACAAGTGCCACATGGGCATCACCGCCGAGAACGTGGCCGAGAAGTGGGGCGTGTCCCGGGAGGATCAGGACGCGCTGGCGGCGGAAAGCCATCGGCGGGCGGCCAATGCCATCGACGAAGGCCGCTTCAAGGACCAGATCATGCCGGTGGAGATCAAGTCCCGGAAGGGCACGAAGGTCTTTGACACCGACGAAGGGCCCCGTCGTGACACCGACATGGATGCGCTCTCCGGCATGAAGCCCGTGTTCAAGCGCGACGGCGGCACGGTGACGGCCGGTAACGCGTCGTCCCTGAACGACGGCGCCGCCGCGGTCACCATGATGGAGGCGGGCGCGGCCGGGAAGGCCGGGCTCAAGCCCATGGGGCGCCTCGTGGCTGGCACGGTTGCCGCGGTGGATCCCAAGTACATGGGGATTGGCCCGGTGCCGGCGGTGCAGCAGCTGCTGGAGAAAACAGGCGTCAGCCGTGACCAGGTCGATGTCTGGGAGATCAACGAGGCCTTTGCCGCCCAGGCGCTGGCCGTGTGCCGCGACCTTGAGCTGGACATGGACAAGGTCAACCCCAATGGCAGCGGCATCTCCCTGGGGCACCCGATCGGCGCCACCGGGGCCAATCTGACCGTGAAGGCGCTGTACGAGCTTCAGCGCACGGGCGGCCGCTACGCGGTGGTGACCATGTGCATCGGCGGTGGCCAGGGCATCGCGGCCCTGTTCGAGCGCATGTAA
- the icd gene encoding NADP-dependent isocitrate dehydrogenase: MTGHISYPSGGQKITVKDGKIQVPDEPVLGYVEGDGIGPDITKASMRIWDAAVQKAYGGKRKIHWAELYMGEKAAGLYDGDYFPEETKEALKDLLVSIKGPLTTPVGGGFRSLNVALRQDLDLYACVRPVRHYDGVPSPLRHPEDVDVVIFRENTEDVYAGIEYQSGSDDNRKVADFLRKEMGERFFEDAGLGVKPISEFGSKRLVRKAIQYAIDNNRESVTLVHKGNIMKFTEGAFRHWGYELAREEFGDVTITEEELYSTYGGKRPEGKVVIKDRIADIIFQMMLLRPNEFDVLATMNLNGDYLSDAVAAEVGGVGIAPGANMSDNIAVFEATHGTAPKYANQDKVNPGSLLFSGVMMLHHIGWSEAADLITAAYEQVVTSKIVTYDFARQIEGAAEVRTSQFADAIIAEMQGDLDLDQFRSERDQAIEKDRKARELRRVSSPLEEMVASGRIPHTVADLMNPNPVSVPAETNVEDAMHLMREKRISSVIVRPGDDGQWGIMTQRDVLARIVQPSRRPNTVKVGEVASKPLVTVPVDMTLQECAEKMGGSNIRRCAVTDKDQEPIGIISDTDIFASVEQFGLPE, encoded by the coding sequence ATGACCGGACACATCTCATACCCCAGCGGCGGCCAGAAGATTACCGTCAAGGACGGCAAGATCCAGGTACCCGACGAGCCGGTGCTCGGCTACGTGGAAGGCGACGGGATCGGCCCCGATATCACCAAGGCCTCCATGCGCATCTGGGATGCCGCGGTGCAAAAGGCATACGGGGGCAAGCGCAAGATCCACTGGGCCGAACTCTACATGGGTGAGAAGGCCGCCGGGCTGTACGACGGCGACTACTTCCCGGAAGAGACCAAGGAAGCGCTGAAAGACCTCCTCGTGTCCATCAAGGGGCCGCTCACGACGCCCGTCGGCGGTGGTTTCCGCTCCCTGAACGTGGCACTGCGCCAGGATCTCGACCTGTACGCCTGCGTCCGGCCCGTGCGCCACTACGACGGCGTGCCCTCCCCGCTGCGGCACCCGGAAGACGTGGACGTGGTGATCTTCCGCGAGAACACCGAAGACGTCTACGCCGGCATCGAGTATCAGTCCGGCTCCGACGACAACCGCAAGGTCGCTGATTTCCTGCGCAAGGAAATGGGCGAGCGGTTCTTCGAAGACGCCGGCCTGGGCGTCAAGCCGATCTCCGAGTTCGGCAGCAAGCGCCTGGTACGCAAGGCCATTCAATACGCCATCGACAACAACCGTGAAAGCGTGACCCTTGTGCACAAGGGCAACATCATGAAGTTCACGGAAGGCGCCTTCCGCCACTGGGGCTACGAGCTGGCCCGCGAGGAATTCGGCGACGTCACCATCACCGAGGAGGAGCTCTACAGCACCTACGGTGGCAAGCGCCCCGAAGGCAAGGTGGTGATCAAGGACCGCATCGCCGACATCATCTTCCAGATGATGCTGCTGCGGCCGAACGAGTTCGACGTGCTCGCCACCATGAACCTGAACGGCGACTACCTCTCCGACGCCGTGGCGGCGGAAGTGGGTGGTGTGGGCATCGCACCCGGCGCCAACATGAGCGACAACATCGCCGTGTTCGAGGCGACCCACGGCACCGCGCCCAAGTACGCCAACCAGGACAAGGTCAACCCGGGCTCGCTGCTGTTCTCGGGCGTGATGATGCTCCACCACATCGGCTGGAGCGAAGCGGCGGACCTCATCACCGCGGCGTACGAACAGGTGGTCACCAGCAAGATCGTCACCTACGACTTCGCCCGCCAGATCGAGGGCGCGGCGGAAGTGCGCACCAGCCAGTTCGCCGACGCCATCATCGCCGAGATGCAGGGCGACCTGGACCTGGACCAGTTCCGCTCCGAGCGTGACCAGGCCATCGAGAAGGATCGCAAGGCGCGGGAGCTGCGTCGCGTCTCCTCGCCGCTGGAAGAGATGGTGGCCTCCGGCCGCATCCCCCACACCGTGGCCGACCTCATGAACCCGAACCCGGTCTCCGTGCCGGCCGAGACCAACGTGGAAGACGCCATGCACCTGATGCGCGAGAAGCGGATCAGCAGTGTCATCGTCCGCCCGGGTGACGACGGCCAGTGGGGCATCATGACCCAGCGCGACGTGCTCGCCCGGATCGTCCAGCCCAGCCGCCGGCCGAACACCGTCAAGGTCGGCGAAGTGGCATCCAAGCCGCTGGTGACCGTACCGGTGGACATGACCCTGCAGGAGTGCGCGGAGAAGATGGGCGGCAGCAACATCCGCCGGTGTGCCGTCACCGACAAGGATCAGGAGCCCATCGGCATCATCTCCGATACGGACATCTTCGCCAGCGTCGAACAGTTCGGCCTGCCGGAGTAA
- the ppc gene encoding phosphoenolpyruvate carboxylase → MTDRSATDQPLRDDIRELGDLLGQILREQGSQDLYQTVETVRSLAKQARGGDNDAATRLEEALTGLDDNMIMPVVRAFSHFLNLANIAEQHHRVRRSRAWARAPDTTPLRGSLEEGFKRLAAGTDPDDLFNAVCRMQVGLVLTAHPTEVTRRSLLQKHNRIASLLETQDRQDLTPEETGDLQAALKREVTAAWHTDEIRQRRPSPEDEARWGYAVVEQTLWDAIPRHARRLDRMLRDYTNRGLPLDVAPIQFGSWMGGDRDGNPRVTGRVTRNVCLMARWQAAELYDKELTRLISELSLQCRDADLREQVGDAWEPYRVVLKRVRARMRLTLRWLEARLAGRELPEGEIYQHVDDFRQPLLDCYHSLHRCGAGVVADGRLLDLLRRVSCFGLTLMRIDIRQEAGRHTEALGAITRALGLGDYADWSEEERQRFLIAELDNPRPLTPRGFAPEDDVREVLDTFRVIAEQGPDSLGAYIISMASKPSDILAVELLQKEAGVKHYLRVVPLFETLDDLEGAEACLDRLLEIDWYHQRIQGQQEIMIGYSDSGKDAGHLTAAWALYQTQERLLACCRRNGVELTLFHGRGGSIGRGGGPTHAAILSQPPGSVNGSLRATEQGEVIQAKFGLPGIALRNLELYTTAVLEATLQPPPEPDPEWRELMDTLSGTAVTTYRGMVRHTDNFVEYFRAATPEQEIAGLTIGSRPAKRRQSGGVESLRAIPWIFSWTQTRLLLPAWLGVGEALREALEQGQEERLRTMFEQWPFFHAFLDMVEMVLAKGDPDVAAQYDRRLVPDELQPLGDDLRQRYRHTLDAVLAVSGHERPLADFPVVRRSVDVRNPYVDPLNRLQVELLHRVRHRNEEHLRKALQVCINGIAAGMRNTG, encoded by the coding sequence ATGACTGATCGATCCGCCACCGACCAACCCCTCCGCGACGACATCAGGGAACTGGGCGACCTGCTCGGTCAGATTCTGCGCGAGCAGGGCAGTCAGGACCTCTACCAGACCGTCGAAACCGTGCGCAGCCTTGCCAAACAGGCGCGTGGCGGCGACAACGACGCCGCGACCCGTCTGGAAGAGGCACTGACGGGGCTGGACGACAACATGATCATGCCCGTCGTCCGCGCCTTCTCCCATTTCCTCAACCTGGCCAACATTGCCGAGCAGCATCACCGCGTGCGGCGTAGCCGTGCGTGGGCACGTGCGCCCGACACCACGCCACTGCGCGGGTCGCTGGAGGAGGGATTCAAACGGCTGGCGGCAGGAACGGACCCGGATGACCTGTTCAATGCCGTTTGCCGCATGCAGGTGGGTCTCGTACTCACGGCCCACCCCACCGAGGTCACCCGGCGGTCGCTGCTGCAGAAGCACAACCGCATCGCCAGCCTGCTGGAGACCCAGGACCGCCAGGATCTCACGCCCGAAGAGACCGGGGACCTGCAGGCCGCCCTCAAACGTGAAGTCACCGCCGCCTGGCATACCGACGAAATCCGCCAGCGCCGCCCCTCCCCCGAGGACGAGGCCCGCTGGGGCTACGCCGTGGTGGAGCAGACCCTCTGGGACGCCATTCCGCGCCACGCCCGCCGCCTGGACCGCATGCTGCGGGACTACACCAACCGCGGCCTGCCGCTGGACGTGGCCCCGATCCAGTTCGGCTCATGGATGGGCGGTGACCGGGATGGCAACCCGCGTGTCACCGGCCGCGTCACCCGCAACGTCTGTCTCATGGCCCGCTGGCAGGCGGCAGAGCTCTACGACAAGGAGCTCACCCGTCTGATCTCCGAGCTGTCCCTGCAGTGCCGCGACGCCGACCTGCGCGAGCAGGTGGGCGATGCCTGGGAGCCCTACCGGGTGGTGCTCAAGCGCGTGCGCGCCCGCATGCGGCTCACCCTGCGCTGGCTGGAGGCGCGGCTCGCCGGCCGGGAGCTGCCGGAAGGCGAGATCTACCAGCACGTGGACGACTTCCGGCAACCGCTGCTGGACTGCTACCACTCCCTGCACCGCTGTGGCGCCGGCGTGGTGGCCGACGGCCGCCTGCTGGACCTGCTGCGGCGGGTAAGCTGTTTCGGCCTGACCCTGATGCGCATCGACATCCGCCAGGAGGCCGGCCGGCACACCGAAGCCCTCGGCGCCATCACCCGGGCGTTGGGTCTGGGCGACTACGCCGACTGGAGCGAAGAGGAGCGCCAGCGCTTCCTGATCGCGGAGCTGGACAACCCGCGGCCACTGACTCCGCGCGGTTTCGCCCCGGAGGACGACGTCCGGGAAGTGCTGGACACCTTCCGGGTCATCGCGGAACAGGGGCCGGACAGCCTCGGCGCCTACATCATCTCCATGGCGTCCAAGCCGTCGGACATCCTGGCGGTGGAACTGCTGCAGAAGGAGGCCGGCGTAAAACACTACCTGCGGGTGGTGCCGCTGTTCGAGACGCTGGACGACCTGGAAGGCGCCGAGGCCTGTCTCGACCGGCTGCTGGAGATCGACTGGTACCACCAGCGCATCCAGGGCCAGCAGGAGATCATGATCGGCTACTCCGACTCGGGCAAGGACGCGGGCCACCTCACCGCCGCCTGGGCGCTGTACCAGACCCAGGAGCGGCTGCTGGCCTGCTGCCGGCGCAATGGCGTGGAGCTGACCCTGTTCCACGGCCGGGGCGGCTCCATCGGCCGCGGCGGCGGCCCGACCCACGCGGCCATCCTGTCGCAGCCGCCCGGGTCGGTGAACGGCAGCCTGCGCGCCACGGAACAGGGTGAGGTCATCCAGGCCAAGTTCGGCCTGCCCGGTATCGCCCTGCGCAACCTGGAGCTCTACACCACGGCCGTGCTGGAAGCCACGCTGCAGCCGCCGCCGGAGCCCGACCCCGAGTGGCGCGAGCTCATGGACACCCTCTCCGGCACCGCCGTGACAACCTATCGCGGCATGGTCCGGCATACGGACAACTTCGTGGAGTATTTCCGCGCCGCCACGCCCGAGCAGGAAATCGCCGGGCTCACTATCGGTTCCCGCCCGGCGAAACGCCGGCAGAGCGGCGGTGTCGAGAGCCTGCGCGCCATCCCCTGGATCTTCAGCTGGACCCAGACCCGCCTGCTCCTGCCGGCCTGGCTGGGTGTCGGCGAAGCGCTGCGGGAGGCGCTGGAACAGGGCCAGGAAGAGCGCCTGCGCACCATGTTCGAGCAGTGGCCCTTCTTCCACGCTTTCCTGGACATGGTGGAAATGGTGCTGGCCAAGGGCGACCCGGACGTGGCCGCACAATACGACCGACGCCTGGTGCCGGACGAGCTGCAGCCCCTGGGCGACGACCTGCGGCAGCGGTACCGCCACACCCTGGATGCGGTGCTGGCCGTGAGTGGCCACGAGCGGCCGCTGGCCGACTTCCCGGTGGTGCGGCGCTCGGTGGACGTGCGCAACCCCTACGTGGATCCGCTCAACCGGCTGCAGGTGGAGCTGCTGCACCGGGTCCGGCATCGTAACGAGGAGCACCTGCGCAAGGCGCTGCAGGTGTGCATCAACGGCATCGCCGCCGGCATGCGTAACACGGGATAG
- the pyrE gene encoding orotate phosphoribosyltransferase, which yields MHDYQREFLDFALEQNVLRFGEFQLKSGRISPYFFNAGLFNTGRSLAALGRYYAHSITESGVGFDMLFGPAYKGIPLASTTAVALADHHDRDVPWAFNRKEAKDHGEGGTIVGAPLAGRVLVIDDVISAGTSVQESVDMIRAAGAEFAGVAIALDRKERGSGELSAVQQVREQYDAPVAPIVDLDDLVRWLEQRGDRDADLAAIRTYREQYGA from the coding sequence ATGCACGACTACCAACGGGAATTCCTCGACTTCGCCCTGGAACAGAACGTGCTGCGCTTCGGCGAGTTCCAGCTCAAATCGGGGCGCATCAGCCCCTACTTCTTCAACGCCGGGCTGTTCAACACTGGCCGCAGCCTCGCGGCTCTGGGACGCTACTACGCGCACTCGATCACGGAATCGGGGGTGGGCTTCGACATGCTCTTCGGTCCGGCCTACAAGGGCATTCCCCTGGCCAGCACGACCGCCGTGGCCCTGGCCGACCACCACGACCGGGACGTGCCCTGGGCCTTCAACCGCAAGGAGGCCAAGGATCATGGCGAGGGGGGCACCATTGTCGGCGCCCCCCTGGCCGGCCGCGTCCTGGTGATCGACGACGTGATCTCGGCGGGGACCTCGGTGCAGGAGTCGGTGGACATGATCCGCGCCGCCGGGGCGGAGTTCGCCGGGGTGGCCATCGCGCTGGACCGCAAGGAGCGCGGCAGCGGCGAACTCTCGGCGGTGCAGCAGGTGCGCGAACAGTACGACGCCCCGGTGGCGCCCATAGTCGACCTGGACGACCTGGTGCGCTGGCTGGAGCAGCGCGGCGACCGTGACGCCGACCTCGCCGCCATCCGCACCTACCGGGAACAGTACGGCGCCTGA